A section of the Sedimentisphaera cyanobacteriorum genome encodes:
- a CDS encoding type II secretion system protein translates to MKKTNNLSAFTLIELLVVISIIALLMAILMPALQKARNQAKFVMCSSNQKQIIYGVSAYQADNGNRYPPSIAGKRKNDSGGYFQSNGFWTQPARINYHPENAASGQSNGLAGGILARFMLDYISEAGVYICPMSRVNIDKMTWQNYTFQDLYEQGLVGISGSYDLLWNYDGYYDRDRNERPFRGPSINTNSSLLTCDAIRWNDPAAGYQFCWMSTHPMENGQKRRNNALYYNKFDPDRERPDIKVNAGYNDGSVRTYDSSELQELWLVNLSGRLHYIPKEY, encoded by the coding sequence ATGAAAAAAACAAATAATCTCAGTGCATTTACCCTGATAGAGCTTTTAGTTGTTATATCAATAATAGCTTTGTTAATGGCAATCCTTATGCCCGCACTACAAAAAGCACGTAATCAAGCAAAATTTGTTATGTGCAGTTCAAACCAGAAACAAATTATCTATGGTGTATCTGCTTATCAGGCAGATAATGGCAACAGATATCCACCTAGCATAGCAGGTAAAAGAAAAAATGATTCTGGTGGTTATTTTCAATCCAATGGTTTTTGGACACAACCTGCTAGGATAAATTACCATCCAGAAAACGCTGCTTCAGGTCAAAGTAATGGTTTAGCAGGTGGAATACTAGCGAGATTTATGCTGGATTACATTTCGGAGGCAGGTGTTTATATCTGTCCTATGAGCCGAGTAAATATTGACAAAATGACATGGCAAAATTACACCTTCCAAGATTTATACGAACAGGGTTTGGTAGGCATATCAGGTTCATATGATCTCTTATGGAATTACGACGGGTACTATGATAGAGATAGGAATGAACGGCCATTTAGAGGGCCTTCAATTAATACAAACAGCAGTCTTTTAACTTGTGATGCTATTCGCTGGAATGATCCTGCAGCTGGATATCAATTTTGTTGGATGTCGACTCACCCTATGGAAAATGGTCAAAAGAGACGGAATAACGCGTTATACTATAATAAATTTGATCCAGATAGGGAGAGGCCAGATATTAAAGTAAATGCAGGATATAATGACGGAAGTGTTAGAACATATGATAGCAGCGAACTTCAGGAACTCTGGCTTGTTAATCTATCTGGCCGTCTTCATTATATACCCAAAGAATA